In Elusimicrobium sp. An273, a genomic segment contains:
- the dnaE gene encoding DNA polymerase III subunit alpha: MAEFVQLHNHTEYSLLDGMLRVSENHKPSRFLQSLAAQGIPAMAITDHGNMYGALDFYDSARAAGIKPIIGCEFYITEGKYTEKDKSRTGHLTILVRNHEGYQNLVKLNSMAWVDGFYYHPRIDKELLAQHSGGLLCLSGCLKGFLSQYVREGAFEEACRLAKEYEDIFGKGNYYIELMDHGIREEVEALPLLKDVSKRTGIPLVATNDCHYEKKEDWEAHDVHVCIATGKTLNDPRRMQMSHELYFKSPEEMCALFEHTPEACTNTLAIAEKCNLEFPKHGFILPKFDIPPEFSSSAEYFKDLCRKGLTKKMNGHVPDNYWKQLEYEFNVIITMGFDCYFLIVQDFINWARANGIPIGPGRGSGAGSLVAYSLDITRVDPIQNKLLFERFLNPDRVSMPDLDIDMSDAGRERVIDYVRQKYGHDKVSQIITFGTMKAKLALKDVARAMDIPVAEANRIAKMIPNDPKMTLEKALEINELKNEVEKNPQSKRLFEMARKIEGLKRHTGIHAAGVLITKEAVSEYVPLARGARDAITTQFEGEPCSNLGLLKMDFLGLRTLTVIDNAEKMIRQRHDPNFDINKIPLDDKKTYDLLCACKTLGIFQLESGGMRDLIKKLQPTKFSDVSALVALYRPGPMESGMMDMFVRRKNGQEKIVYETPLLEDVLKDTYGCMVYQEQIMEISKRLGGFTPGEADTLRKAMGKKKLDVMEKFGKKFVEGCQAHHISEKIATHIYEQMKAFAGYGFNKSHSFAYGLVSYQTAYLKANYPIEFMCAALTNEIGHNAIGADDKENKIVTYLEEARSMGFEILPPDINKSQPEFSVENIDGKEYIRYALEAIKNAGEEGCLSIVKEREKDGPYKSLEDLCSRIDLFQANKKTIESLTKAGALDSTAPGQDPKITRANILANIDNAVDLAHLVAKEKEKNTGNLFGDDFSSVLSVKQKAPVAAKPLTQNELLSYEKEVLGLYFSGHPMAKYQEHLTQLHCTPIIDILEGRASGRLNVLGIITLFKKRQNKRKEEWAQMVIEDCTGSIMVNAFARAYANMSHKLAPNAILNFLGDIRVDDESARIELNLQDVSSVTDLISNIAKEFTIRIPADYPKNALQKLKTYLDMTRGTTTVILEVPSKENPGKIHRIRTNKRILLHKGLLEYIENTMGNAWSFK, from the coding sequence ATGGCCGAATTTGTACAACTGCACAATCATACCGAATACTCGCTTTTGGACGGGATGCTGCGCGTGTCCGAAAACCACAAGCCTTCCCGCTTTTTGCAGAGTTTAGCCGCCCAGGGCATTCCCGCCATGGCCATTACCGACCACGGCAATATGTACGGCGCGCTGGATTTTTACGATTCGGCCCGCGCCGCCGGCATTAAGCCCATTATCGGCTGCGAATTCTACATTACCGAAGGCAAATACACCGAAAAAGACAAATCCCGCACCGGCCATTTGACCATTTTAGTCCGCAACCACGAAGGCTACCAGAACCTGGTAAAACTCAACTCCATGGCGTGGGTGGACGGATTTTATTATCACCCCCGCATAGACAAAGAACTCTTAGCCCAGCACAGCGGCGGGCTGCTGTGCCTGTCGGGCTGTTTGAAAGGGTTCTTGTCCCAATACGTGCGGGAAGGCGCGTTTGAAGAAGCCTGCCGGCTGGCCAAAGAATACGAAGATATCTTCGGCAAAGGAAATTATTATATTGAGCTGATGGATCACGGCATTCGCGAAGAGGTGGAAGCCCTGCCGCTTTTAAAAGACGTGTCCAAACGCACTGGCATTCCGCTGGTGGCCACCAACGACTGCCACTACGAAAAGAAAGAAGACTGGGAAGCCCACGACGTGCACGTGTGTATTGCCACCGGCAAAACGCTCAACGACCCGCGCCGGATGCAAATGTCGCACGAACTGTATTTTAAATCGCCCGAAGAAATGTGCGCCCTGTTTGAACACACGCCCGAAGCCTGCACCAACACCTTGGCGATTGCCGAAAAATGCAATTTGGAATTTCCCAAACACGGGTTTATTTTGCCCAAGTTTGACATCCCGCCCGAGTTTTCCAGTTCGGCCGAGTATTTTAAAGACTTATGCCGCAAGGGCCTGACCAAAAAGATGAACGGCCACGTGCCGGATAATTACTGGAAGCAGCTGGAGTATGAATTTAACGTTATTATCACCATGGGCTTTGACTGCTACTTCCTCATTGTGCAGGATTTTATCAACTGGGCCCGCGCCAACGGCATTCCGATCGGGCCCGGCCGCGGCTCGGGCGCCGGCTCGCTGGTGGCCTACAGCCTGGACATTACCCGCGTAGACCCCATTCAAAACAAACTGCTGTTTGAACGCTTTTTGAACCCCGACCGCGTGAGCATGCCCGATTTGGATATTGATATGTCCGACGCCGGGCGCGAACGCGTGATTGATTACGTACGCCAAAAATACGGGCACGATAAAGTTTCCCAAATCATTACCTTTGGCACCATGAAAGCCAAGCTGGCCCTAAAAGACGTGGCCCGCGCCATGGATATCCCGGTGGCGGAAGCCAACCGCATCGCCAAAATGATCCCCAACGATCCCAAAATGACGTTGGAAAAAGCACTGGAAATCAACGAGCTTAAAAACGAAGTGGAGAAAAACCCGCAAAGCAAACGCCTTTTTGAAATGGCGCGCAAAATTGAAGGGTTAAAACGACACACCGGCATCCACGCAGCCGGCGTGCTGATTACCAAAGAAGCCGTATCGGAATATGTGCCCTTGGCACGCGGCGCGCGGGACGCGATTACCACCCAGTTTGAAGGGGAGCCGTGCTCCAACCTGGGGCTTTTGAAAATGGACTTTTTGGGCCTGCGTACGCTGACCGTCATCGACAATGCCGAAAAAATGATTCGCCAGCGCCACGACCCGAATTTTGACATCAACAAAATTCCGCTGGACGACAAAAAAACGTACGACCTGCTCTGCGCCTGCAAAACGCTGGGGATTTTCCAGCTGGAAAGCGGCGGCATGCGCGACCTGATTAAAAAACTCCAACCCACCAAATTCAGCGACGTATCCGCCTTGGTGGCGCTCTACCGCCCCGGCCCGATGGAATCGGGCATGATGGATATGTTCGTGCGCCGCAAAAACGGGCAGGAAAAAATCGTCTACGAAACGCCTCTTTTGGAAGATGTGCTCAAGGACACCTACGGCTGTATGGTGTATCAGGAACAAATCATGGAAATTTCCAAACGACTGGGCGGATTTACCCCCGGCGAGGCAGACACCCTGCGCAAAGCCATGGGGAAAAAGAAGCTGGACGTAATGGAAAAATTCGGCAAAAAATTTGTGGAAGGCTGCCAAGCGCACCATATTTCCGAAAAAATCGCCACCCATATTTACGAGCAGATGAAAGCCTTTGCCGGATACGGTTTTAACAAATCCCACTCGTTTGCCTACGGTTTGGTATCGTATCAAACGGCTTATTTAAAGGCCAACTATCCCATTGAATTTATGTGTGCCGCCCTAACCAACGAAATCGGCCACAACGCCATCGGCGCGGACGACAAGGAAAACAAAATCGTTACGTACCTGGAAGAAGCCCGCAGCATGGGTTTTGAAATTCTGCCGCCGGACATAAACAAATCCCAGCCGGAATTCTCGGTGGAAAACATCGACGGCAAAGAATACATCCGCTACGCCCTAGAAGCCATTAAAAACGCCGGTGAGGAAGGATGCCTTTCCATCGTAAAAGAACGCGAAAAAGACGGCCCTTACAAATCGCTGGAAGATTTATGCAGCCGCATTGATTTGTTCCAAGCCAACAAAAAGACCATTGAAAGCTTGACCAAAGCCGGCGCGCTGGACAGCACCGCCCCCGGCCAAGACCCCAAAATCACCCGCGCCAATATCTTGGCCAACATTGACAACGCCGTAGATCTGGCGCATTTGGTGGCCAAAGAAAAAGAAAAAAACACCGGCAATTTGTTTGGGGACGATTTTTCTTCCGTCTTAAGCGTAAAGCAAAAAGCGCCCGTTGCGGCCAAACCGCTTACGCAAAATGAATTATTAAGCTACGAAAAAGAAGTCTTGGGCCTCTATTTCAGCGGGCACCCCATGGCCAAATACCAAGAACACTTGACCCAGCTGCACTGCACGCCGATTATTGACATTTTGGAAGGGCGCGCCAGCGGGCGGCTGAATGTGCTGGGCATTATTACCTTGTTTAAAAAACGCCAAAACAAACGCAAAGAAGAATGGGCCCAAATGGTGATAGAAGACTGCACCGGCTCCATTATGGTAAACGCTTTTGCGCGGGCGTATGCCAATATGTCGCACAAATTGGCGCCCAACGCCATTTTGAACTTTCTGGGAGACATCCGCGTAGACGACGAAAGCGCCCGCATTGAATTAAACTTGCAGGACGTCAGCAGCGTAACCGATTTGATTTCCAACATCGCCAAGGAATTCACCATCCGCATCCCGGCCGATTATCCCAAGAACGCCTTGCAAAAACTGAAAACCTACCTGGATATGACCCGCGGCACCACCACCGTTATTTTGGAAGTGCCTTCCAAAGAAAACCCGGGCAAAATCCACCGCATCCGCACCAATAAACGCATTTTGCTGCACAAAGGACTGTTGGAATATATTGAAAACACGATGGGAAACGCTTGGAGTTTTAAATAA
- a CDS encoding diacylglycerol/lipid kinase family protein, whose protein sequence is MKLLFILNPHSGKLKGDADKIEAIGKAIQLNFPGADMRLTQAPGHATQLARAAVLAGYQAAIAIGGDGTINETARGLVGSQTALGVIPNGSGNGFARELGMPLLPQEALARLQKPRPFPCDVGYANGELFLNLAGVGIEADIAWQFMEQGKTGARGMWPYFKIGARTAFTYKPKTIALEVDGQTRTLAPLTLVFANGRQYGSNFKIAPEASLTDGQLDMVTVSDAPKWKLALAAPSFFTDKWRPFGITKTEHVKKALITRPGEIIYHIDGEPRKTADKLEISVAPAALTVWRPCR, encoded by the coding sequence ATGAAACTTCTTTTTATCTTAAATCCGCACAGCGGCAAATTAAAAGGTGATGCGGATAAAATTGAAGCGATTGGCAAAGCCATTCAGCTCAACTTTCCCGGTGCGGATATGCGCCTGACCCAAGCCCCCGGCCACGCCACCCAGCTGGCGCGCGCGGCCGTACTGGCCGGCTACCAAGCCGCCATTGCCATCGGGGGGGACGGCACCATCAACGAAACGGCGCGCGGGCTGGTAGGCTCGCAAACGGCTTTGGGCGTGATTCCCAACGGCTCCGGCAACGGTTTTGCGCGCGAGCTGGGCATGCCCCTTTTGCCGCAAGAAGCCCTCGCCCGGCTGCAAAAGCCGCGCCCCTTTCCGTGCGACGTCGGCTACGCCAACGGAGAACTCTTTTTAAATTTGGCCGGCGTCGGCATCGAGGCGGACATCGCCTGGCAGTTTATGGAACAGGGCAAAACCGGCGCCCGGGGCATGTGGCCTTATTTTAAAATCGGCGCCCGGACGGCTTTTACTTATAAACCCAAAACCATCGCTTTGGAAGTGGACGGGCAAACGCGCACGCTGGCCCCGCTGACGCTGGTGTTTGCCAACGGGCGGCAGTATGGCAGCAATTTTAAAATCGCGCCCGAGGCCAGCCTGACGGACGGGCAATTGGATATGGTTACCGTGTCCGACGCACCCAAATGGAAGCTGGCGCTGGCCGCACCGTCTTTCTTTACGGACAAATGGCGCCCCTTTGGCATTACAAAGACGGAACACGTAAAAAAAGCGCTTATTACCCGCCCGGGAGAAATCATCTACCACATTGACGGTGAACCGCGCAAAACCGCCGACAAGCTGGAAATTTCCGTTGCGCCCGCGGCCTTGACCGTGTGGCGCCCGTGCCGCTGA
- a CDS encoding HAD family hydrolase, with protein sequence MPFSARSVRFVCFDADDTLWKNEEFYRQSERDFARLMAPFLSQQQAIDRLFQTEMDNLETFGYGAKSCMLSMMQTALEILPPQQAAGALKEILQIGRRLILHPVEVLPGVKDTLEKLTGKYHLSVITKGDLLDQQRKLERSGLQPLFNHVEIVSDKTPAAYRALFVRLNAKPQEVLMVGNSLRSDIFPALQAGAQAAYQPSPFNWKHEEMPEPQDPPYLKIASLPDLLPVLL encoded by the coding sequence ATGCCTTTTAGCGCCCGATCCGTCCGCTTTGTCTGTTTTGACGCCGACGACACCCTTTGGAAAAACGAAGAATTTTACCGCCAGTCCGAGCGGGACTTTGCCCGCCTGATGGCGCCCTTTCTTTCCCAACAGCAAGCCATAGACCGTCTGTTTCAAACCGAAATGGACAATTTGGAAACCTTCGGCTACGGGGCCAAAAGCTGTATGCTTTCCATGATGCAAACGGCCTTGGAAATACTCCCCCCGCAGCAGGCGGCAGGCGCGCTGAAAGAAATCCTCCAAATCGGCAGGCGGCTTATTTTGCACCCGGTGGAAGTGTTGCCCGGCGTGAAAGACACGCTTGAAAAACTAACGGGGAAATATCATTTGTCCGTCATTACCAAAGGCGATTTGTTAGACCAACAGCGCAAGCTGGAACGCTCGGGCCTGCAGCCGCTTTTTAACCATGTGGAAATCGTCAGCGACAAGACGCCCGCCGCCTACCGCGCCCTGTTTGTGCGCTTAAACGCCAAACCGCAGGAAGTGTTGATGGTGGGCAATTCGCTGCGATCGGATATTTTCCCCGCTCTGCAGGCCGGCGCCCAAGCCGCCTATCAGCCCAGCCCCTTTAACTGGAAACACGAAGAAATGCCCGAGCCGCAAGATCCGCCTTATTTAAAAATTGCCTCTCTGCCGGACTTGCTGCCCGTTTTGTTATAA
- a CDS encoding type IV pilin protein: MKKGFTLIELLVVVLIIGILAAVAMPQYTLAVEKARSAEAFETMKSLGDAMELYRLQNGGDMSAFTSSTDRWGLLDIDFPLPASGHTNAQTLGLKESKNFTYSLESPNFVRAYRGTAQGNQWTNHDYDLFLDLNGEQWSFSKKGYRLCGAVTTQGQKICRSMGTLLSGDKYLIK, encoded by the coding sequence ATGAAGAAAGGGTTTACGTTAATCGAACTGTTGGTAGTCGTTTTGATTATTGGTATTTTGGCGGCGGTTGCAATGCCGCAATATACCTTGGCGGTTGAAAAAGCGCGTTCGGCCGAGGCGTTTGAGACGATGAAATCCTTGGGCGATGCGATGGAGTTATATCGCTTGCAAAACGGGGGGGATATGAGCGCGTTTACCTCTTCTACCGATAGGTGGGGACTGCTGGATATTGATTTTCCTCTGCCGGCCTCGGGGCATACCAATGCGCAAACACTTGGCTTAAAAGAAAGCAAAAATTTTACTTATTCGTTGGAATCTCCCAATTTTGTGCGCGCTTACCGCGGAACGGCGCAAGGAAATCAGTGGACCAATCACGATTATGATTTGTTCTTGGATTTAAACGGGGAACAATGGTCTTTTTCTAAAAAAGGATACCGTTTGTGCGGAGCCGTTACGACGCAAGGACAGAAAATTTGCCGTTCGATGGGCACGCTCCTTTCGGGAGACAAATACTTAATTAAATAA
- a CDS encoding NUDIX domain-containing protein, producing the protein MKHYSKLKETKISSKTLYRGVLGVKLDEVKLLNGRTSTRLYFDHHGASGILPVEDGSVYLVQQYRYPIRQATWEIPAGKREKGQSFLACAKAELKQETGLTAESLKEIMVFHPCNAFSNEEQHLYLATGLTRGKDQPDEDEFLNLQKFPLEKAYKMIEKGEITDAKTIITLQWYRIHGK; encoded by the coding sequence ATGAAACATTATAGTAAATTAAAAGAGACAAAAATTTCTTCCAAAACGCTCTATCGCGGCGTGCTGGGAGTGAAGCTGGACGAAGTAAAATTATTAAACGGCCGCACGTCCACCCGGCTGTATTTTGACCATCACGGCGCAAGCGGCATTTTGCCGGTGGAAGACGGCAGTGTATACCTGGTGCAGCAATACCGCTACCCGATTCGGCAGGCCACGTGGGAAATCCCCGCCGGCAAGCGGGAAAAAGGGCAAAGCTTTTTGGCCTGTGCCAAGGCGGAGCTGAAACAGGAAACGGGTTTGACGGCCGAGTCGCTTAAAGAAATTATGGTGTTTCATCCGTGCAACGCGTTTTCCAACGAAGAACAGCACCTGTATTTGGCCACGGGGCTTACGCGCGGCAAAGACCAGCCGGACGAAGACGAGTTTTTGAATTTGCAGAAATTCCCGCTGGAAAAAGCGTATAAGATGATTGAAAAAGGCGAAATTACCGACGCGAAAACGATTATTACCCTGCAGTGGTATCGGATTCACGGCAAGTAA